A genomic stretch from Canis lupus baileyi chromosome 3, mCanLup2.hap1, whole genome shotgun sequence includes:
- the PATE3 gene encoding prostate and testis expressed protein 3, with protein MDKHFLMVFSLFCCIVGLDNSSSFYSSPGLTPAPRSPAVTPLTCMTCHLRTRTDRCRRGFGICVAQKFESCMTLKIFQDNILQLSYMVCQKFCRDLTFDFNNRTYVHKCCKINYCNFKNEQREVGQGVGMTG; from the exons ATGGACAAACACTTCTTGATGGTCTTCTCCCTTTTCTGCTGCATTGTAG GTCTAGACAACTCTAGCTCCTTCTACAGTTCCCCTGGTCTCACACCAGCTCCACGCTCTCCAGCAGTGACACCGCTCACATGCATGACATGCCACCTTCGCACAAGGACAGATCGCTGCAGGAGAGGCTTTGGTATCTGTGTTGCTCAGAAGTTCGAGTCATGCATGACTTTAAAGATCTTCCAGG ATAACATTCTGCAATTATCGTATATGGTGTGTCAGAAATTCTGCAGAGACTTGACATTTGATTTCAACAATCGGACTTATGTTCATAAATGCTGCAAGATCAATTATTGTAACTTCAAAAACGAACAAAGGGAGgtgggccagggggtggggatgactggatga